In Carnobacteriaceae bacterium zg-84, the genomic window TTATAGTACCTGTGAAGATGCAGGTTACCCGCGACAGGACGGAAAGACCCCATGGAGCTTTACTGCAGTTTGATATTGAGTGTTTGTGTGACATGTACAGGATAGGTAGGAGCCTAAGAGGTGGGGACGTCAGTTTCCAAGGAGGCGCTGGTGGGATACTACCCTTGTGACATGAACCCTCTAACCCGAGTCATGAAGACGTGACTGGAGACAGTGTCAGATGGGCAGTTTGACTGGGGCGGTCGCCTCCTAAAGAGTAACGGAGGCGCCCAAAGGTTCCCTCAGAATGGTTGGAAATCATTCGAAGAGTGTAAAGGCAGAAGGGAGCTTGACTGCGAGACGGACAGGTCGAGCAGGGACGAAAGTCGGGCTTAGTGATCCGGTGGTACCGTATGGAAGGGCCATCGCTCAACGGATAAAAGCTACCCTGGGGATAACAGGCTTATCTCCCCCAAGAGTTCACATCGACGGGGAGGTTTGGCACCTCGATGTCGGCTCGTCGCATCCTGGGGCTGAAGTCGGTCCCAAGGGTTGGGCTGTTCGCCCATTAAAGCGGCACGCGAGCTGGGTTCAGAACGTCGTGAGACAGTTCGGTCCCTATCCGTCGCGGGCGTAGGAAATTTGAGAGGAGCTGTCCTTAGTACGAGAGGACCGGGATGGACACACCGCTGGTGTACCAGTTGTTCTGCCAAGGGCATCGCTGGGTAGCTATGTGTGGACGGGATAAACGCTGAAAGCATCTAAGCGTGAAGCCCCCCTCGAGATGAGATTTCCCATCTGAGAAGAGTAAGACCCCTGAGAGACGAACAGGTAGATAGGCTAGGAGTGGAAGTGCTGTGAGGCATGGAGCGGACTAGTACTAATCGGTCGAGGACTTAACCAAAAGAGCAGAAGAGGTAAGAAGGAAGGGTAAGTGGCTATGTATTCAGTTGTGAGAGGTTTGAAAGAACTTTTCTAAAAGCGAGAAAGTGTGGTAATGATGGCAAGAAGGACACACCTGTCACCATGTCGAACACAGAAGTTAAGCTTCTTAGCGCCGAGGGTAGTTGGGGCATTGCCCCTGTGAGAGTAGGACGTTGCCACGCTTTTGGTTTATCCGCAATAGCTCAGTTGGTAGTAGCGCATGACTGTTAATCATGATGTCGTAGGTTCGAGTCCTACTTGCGGAGTTGGAGAATATTTGGATTCTGGAGAGTTGTCCGAGAGGCCGAAGGAGCACGATTGGAAATCGTGTAGGCGGGAAACTGTCTCAAGGGTTCGAATCCCTTACTCTCCGTTTTTTATTTTGTTATGGCCCGTTGGTCAAGCGGTTAAGACACCGCCCTTTCACGGCGGTAACACGGGTTCGAGTCCCGTACGGGTCATTAGTTGGAGGTTTAGCTCAGCTGGGAGAGCACCTGCCTTACAAGCAGGGGGTCAGCGGTTCGATCCCGTTAACCTCCACTTTCTCATATTATTGTGGTTCCGTGGTGTAGGGGTTAACATGCCTGCCTGTCACGCAGGAGATCGCGGGTTCAAATCCCGTCGGGACCGTATGGTTCAGTAGCTCAGTTGGTAGAGCACTTGATTGAAGCTCAAGGTGTCGGCAGTTCGACTCTGTCCTGAACCACTTTTATTTCTTAATATGGAGGGGTAGCGAAGTGGCTAAACGCGGCGGACTGTAAATCCGCTCCTTAGGGTTCGGCAGTTCGAATCTGCCCCCCTCCATTAAAAGTATTTAAACTACCTAGGGGTATAGTTTAAAGGTAGAACAAAGGTCTCCAAAACCTTTGGTGTGGGTTCGATTCCTGCTACCCCTGTTTACTAGTATTATGGCGGTCGTGGCGAAGTGGTTAACGCTCCGGATTGTGGCTCCGGCATTCGCGGGTTCGATTCCCGTCGATCGCCCTTTTTATTGGGGTATAGCCAAGCGGTAAGGCAACGGACTTTGACTCCGTCATTCGTTGGTTCGAATCCAGCTACCCCAGTTTGTTTTATGGCGGTATAGCCAAGTGGTAAGGCACGGGTCTGCAAAACCTTGATCACCGGTTCAAATCCGGTTACCGCCTTTGCACAAGTTTTATGATAAGCCGGCGTGGCGGAATTGGCAGACGCGCTGGACTCAAAATCCAGTGCCCTCACGGGCGTGCCGGTTCGACCCCGGCCGCCGGTATTGTTTATACGACAAGGTTTGTGCGACTTTGTTTATACGTTGAGAAGCGTAAAAATCAACGTAAAGTTTCTTAAAATTTCTTATGGTGAGAAATTTTAGTACAAAAGGTCTAGCTTATCAGCTAGGCTTTTTTGCTTACTTGGATATAAATGTGAATAGGTATCAATCGTAGTCGCAATAGATGCGTGACCTAGTCGTTCTTTTACGATATGATAATCTTCCCCTTGATTGATAAGTAAAGAAGCATGAGAGTGTCTAAAATCATGAATACGAATACGTTTAATATTTGTATCGCGAGTTAGAACTTTTTTATATATTTTTTCAATACTATTTTTACCGATTTCTAAAAGATTAGATTGAATACATTGTAGGTCAGATGAATTGTTTATATAGTCTTTTAAAATTTCTGATTGCTTGTCTTTCCAGTTCTTTAACTCATTAAGTAATTTAGAATTGATAGAAATAATACGATCTGAAGTTTTTGTTTTTGTTGTTCCAATAATATTTTTTCCATTTTGTCGATAAACGGTTTTATTTATTGTGATTGTTGCATTTTGAAAGTTAATATCTGACCATTTAAGTGCAAGAGCTTCTCCTAATCTCATACCTGTAAAATAAAGAAGTGTGAAGAATAATTCCATATTGTATTCATCTTCTTGAAAAAGAGATTTGAAATGGAGAAATTCTTCTAGTGTCCAATATTGGATAGAGGATTTAGTTGTTGGAAGCTTTTTTAAAAGTGTCATAGGATTGGATTGGTAATATCCTTTTTTAACACCAATATCTAAAATCTTTTTTAATAGTATCATGATTTTATTGATACTATTATTATTTAATGTTCTATCTTTAAATTGCCGATGAGATTTCTTTTTAAGATGCTCTCTAAAATCGTATATATCGTCATAAGTAATTTTTTTAATATCGGTATTTTTAAAATAGGGGAATATATGACGATTATAATTATTTTCTTGAGTTGTGATATAGCTTAGTTTTCTATTATTTATCATATCCTCCTTTTTTAGTAAGTGATAAAGTGGGTCGATTTGTACGGATTTTCCGTATCTGTTTTCGTGTAATTCAACAATACGTAGATGTTGTTCGATATTGATAGCTTCTTGTTTGGTTCGTATTCCTTTACGGACAATTCTTTTTTGTTTACCAGTTACAGAGTTGTATCCTCCGCTTACATCTACGGTATATGTTCCATTTATTTGTTTTTTTATTGTCATAGTGTCTATCCTTACATAGAAGAAATTCTAAACAATGACATTCTCAATTTGCAGAAAGAAAACATGTTTAGAATTTCTTCTAAACTTAGTTTTCTTTTTTGATTTCGTATCCAAGAATAGTTTCAGCAACTTTAATTGGAATAGTTCCCACTCGTTTGTTATTGTACAAAGAAAAACCTTTTTCGACAAGTAGTTGTTTTCCTTGTCGAATAATTTTTTTTGCAGTTGTAGGAGTGTATCCTAAATGAATAAGTTCGTCTTTGGTAATGGTAATATAATTCATGAGTGTTTCCTTTCGTTAGGTTTAAAAATTTAAAAGATAGACTAGGTAGTCTTTTTATACATTTTTGGTTTTCATAGGTTCGATAATTTTATCGAATAGTTTTTGTTCATCATGTACATAGATAGGGTTTTCATAAAATGGATTTTTTTGTTTTTTATCTTGAATGGGAATATATGTTTTTGTTCTAGGTTCAAAGGTAGATGAATAAATATAATGTTTATCAATGTATAGGGTTAATCCAATACGCCTCTCTAGTTGTTCAAAGCTATCAATACGAGGGTTCCCTTTTTTCTTAGTAAGGATTTCAGAATATAATTCATAAGGAGAATAAGGACTGGTAATAAAAATCATTTTTGCACTAAGTGCTTTATCAAAAAAACGAACAGGAACCATAACATTAAAATTATACGGGTCTAAAATTTTTAGTAGGTCATCATAGCTAAATGTTTCAGGGCGCAGTTCGTCAATAATAACAATGGGTTCATTTTGATAGTCTTGAAAAGGGTCTTTACTTGAACCTGTTGTAAAGTAGGTGTGAAATGTTTTGTTTGCATAGTTAGTAGCTAATCTAGTTTTACCTGTTCCGGATTTTCCGTAAATATAAATAATTTCTTTATGAAGTTGATTATTTGTCATTTCTTTGATATAAGACTCTAAAAGAACTTCTTGTCGTTTTAACATAACGGTTTTTATACGACTAGCTGCTTTAGCATATTGACTACCTGTCAAAATATTTTCTACTTCTTTAAGAGTTATATCTCCGTCATATAAGAGGTCTAATAATTCATTGATTAGTTCACTGTCTTTCATTTGAGCTTTACGAGTAACATTTTTGGTAATTTGTTCAATTTTTTCAGTGAAATCAAAATTACTAAAAACATCTTCTAAGGGATACTGGTATTTATCTGAAGCATTTGTTGTTCGATGTACGAGATAACTATATCCATTGTTTGGGTTTTTGAAAAATTCTAATCTTTCGGTTTTAGCATTTTTTCGTAGTCCCTCTTTTTCATCAATTTCCCAAGCAATACTTTTAGGACTTCTTGCATGTGAGAAATAGAGCATGAGGTGTAAATGAGGTTCAACAGGCTTTCCGTCGTCATCTACATCTTTATCGTGTAAGATAGATGCCCAATATTTTGGTTCAACAGCATTTACAATTCGTTTTGTTTCACGTTTCCAATCTTTGTCTTTTAGTAAACGAATTTGTTGTGTATACATGACAGAGCGTACACGGGGTTCTTTTGTTTCAGTTTCTGTTTGTTTAGTCATATAATGATACCTTTCTTGTTTTTATGACACAGTTGCACAGCAACGATTTGCGTGACAATGCCAAGACCTGTCACGCAAAAATGTAGTATATAAATAATGAATACATCCTAATTTGTTTCTATTTAACACAGTTTTGTAAATAGAAAGAAGATGTAGCCCATTTAGTTTTCAACAATGGGCTACATCTTCTTTATTTGTTATTTTCGTTCCCGTAGCACCATAGGTGGCTGTTAGTGGTTCTATAAGAGTAATATCTGAGAAAGTATAGTCAGTATCTAATTGATGAAGTTTTTCTTTTATTTTTTGAAAGTTGCTTTTCCAAATTTCTTCAACTTGCATAGGTACATTTAAAGATATAGTAAAGATTGCCTGTTGATTAAAGTATTCAATTTGAATGGTACTTCTGACACGATTTGCGATTGAATAAATCTTATCTTGACTACTTTGTGGTATGTTGTGGTTGAGAGATTTACTTGATGTCAGAAATCGACAATAATTTTTTATGCGAATGGTTGCAGCAAGTGATTTTAAACTATTTTTTATTGTATCTTTGATTAACTTTCGATAACAATATTCAAAAATAAAGCAACTCACTAAGAGTATGTATACACATATGTTTAGAACGTCTTGTATGAGTAAGATATTTGTAACTATTTTAGTTAAAACAGGAAGTGGAGAAGAATTTTTTACGAACTGAAAAAATCCTTCAAGAATGAAATTGACAACTAAAATAATTATTGTTTTGGTAAAAAAATTGTATTTATTCAAGGTTGTTCTCCCTTTCTTTTTTATACGTTGGTGTTAGTAGAGGCATAATATGATTATCATTTTTTCCGTTAACCAATTTAATGATGCCTGTTCCGTGCCCTATTGGTACAACAATATTATCAACATGAGCATTCGGTAATAAAAATTGAGTTGTGTTACTGTTGATTTCCCCTAAGATAACGGAACAGTTGATTTGTTCACGAACAGCTAGGTTACCTCCAAAAGCTGGAGCATCAAAACGTTGAGATATTAGAATAAGAGATGTTTTCGTAGCACGTCCAAGAAGTGCGATAGTGCCTAAGAGTTGAGCGAACGTTTCACGTGCTTGTTTAGGGCTTCCTTGAACAAGTGCTAAAAGTTCGTCTATGATAATATACGAGCGTTTAAAATTAGCTTTAGGATTTTTGAGTAGCATTTCTTGTCGCTCGTATATCATATTGATAGCACGTCCTAAAAGTTCGTTAACATCTGTTATAAAACTATTTAGATTTGAACCACGGTGAGGAGAAAGAGTTTCTAATCTCAATTCTTTTCCAAGGATAAAAATATCTGCCATTTTTGGGTCAACTAACACAATTTGGTCGGTAAAGGAATGAAGACAGCGGATTAAATATTCTACAAAGTACGATTTTCCGGAACCACTTGATCCGCTAATAGCCATATGTACAACTTCATTCATGTTTAAGGAAACGTTATTTGCCATGATAGGAATTTTTTCTTCTTTTACAGATGTTTCTATAAACCGATTTAGTCGCTCAATTTCTAACCTAGTAGGGATGCCGTCTATCCAAGGAAAAAAGAAAGCACGAGCTAGATTAGGGTTTTTTACGTTGTATGGTGTAAAATAAGCGTTATTTTGTACGAGTAAAGTTTTATAGGGATAGAGGACAGCAGAACAGATATCTGCG contains:
- a CDS encoding site-specific integrase, with product MTIKKQINGTYTVDVSGGYNSVTGKQKRIVRKGIRTKQEAINIEQHLRIVELHENRYGKSVQIDPLYHLLKKEDMINNRKLSYITTQENNYNRHIFPYFKNTDIKKITYDDIYDFREHLKKKSHRQFKDRTLNNNSINKIMILLKKILDIGVKKGYYQSNPMTLLKKLPTTKSSIQYWTLEEFLHFKSLFQEDEYNMELFFTLLYFTGMRLGEALALKWSDINFQNATITINKTVYRQNGKNIIGTTKTKTSDRIISINSKLLNELKNWKDKQSEILKDYINNSSDLQCIQSNLLEIGKNSIEKIYKKVLTRDTNIKRIRIHDFRHSHASLLINQGEDYHIVKERLGHASIATTIDTYSHLYPSKQKSLADKLDLLY
- a CDS encoding replication protein; the encoded protein is MTKQTETETKEPRVRSVMYTQQIRLLKDKDWKRETKRIVNAVEPKYWASILHDKDVDDDGKPVEPHLHLMLYFSHARSPKSIAWEIDEKEGLRKNAKTERLEFFKNPNNGYSYLVHRTTNASDKYQYPLEDVFSNFDFTEKIEQITKNVTRKAQMKDSELINELLDLLYDGDITLKEVENILTGSQYAKAASRIKTVMLKRQEVLLESYIKEMTNNQLHKEIIYIYGKSGTGKTRLATNYANKTFHTYFTTGSSKDPFQDYQNEPIVIIDELRPETFSYDDLLKILDPYNFNVMVPVRFFDKALSAKMIFITSPYSPYELYSEILTKKKGNPRIDSFEQLERRIGLTLYIDKHYIYSSTFEPRTKTYIPIQDKKQKNPFYENPIYVHDEQKLFDKIIEPMKTKNV
- a CDS encoding DUF87 domain-containing protein, translated to MYMHSRDTLQNLSSASANYLTKILNTALPLNGENSYTNSYSIQLEKNDKGFFFIPHLPVSYPIDRKLYFQIADICSAVLYPYKTLLVQNNAYFTPYNVKNPNLARAFFFPWIDGIPTRLEIERLNRFIETSVKEEKIPIMANNVSLNMNEVVHMAISGSSGSGKSYFVEYLIRCLHSFTDQIVLVDPKMADIFILGKELRLETLSPHRGSNLNSFITDVNELLGRAINMIYERQEMLLKNPKANFKRSYIIIDELLALVQGSPKQARETFAQLLGTIALLGRATKTSLILISQRFDAPAFGGNLAVREQINCSVILGEINSNTTQFLLPNAHVDNIVVPIGHGTGIIKLVNGKNDNHIMPLLTPTYKKERENNLE
- a CDS encoding DUF3173 family protein, producing MNYITITKDELIHLGYTPTTAKKIIRQGKQLLVEKGFSLYNNKRVGTIPIKVAETILGYEIKKEN